Genomic segment of Streptomyces sp. NA02950:
ACCGGCAGCGGGCGCAGGGCGTCGCGCAGCGCGGAGGCGAACGTTTCGAACTCCTCCGCACGCGCGGCGCCCGCGCGCATGGCCAGCGCGATCCGCCGGGCGGGCACCGGGTCGGCGAAGTAGCCGGTGGCCAGGTGGTCACCGCGGCCGGTCTCCACCCGCAGCGCGGTGCGCGGCAACAGGGTCACCCCGAGGCCGCCCGCGACCAGCTGCACCAGCGTGGCGAGCCCGGCGGCGCTGGTGGTCACCGGGGCTCCCTCGGTCCGGCCCGCCTCCCGGCAGATGTCCAGCGCCTGGTCGCGCAGACAGTGGCCCTCGTCCAGCAGCAGCAGATCCAGCTCCTTGAGCGCCTCGCGCGGGATGTCGCTGCGTCCGCCCAGCCAGTGGTCCTGCGGCATGACCAGGACGAAGTCCTCGTCGAAGAGCGGCAGCTCGACCACGCCGGGGGCACCGAGCGGCACCGCGAGCAGCAGCAGATCGAGCCGCCCGTGGGCCAGCCCGTCCAGCAGCGAGGCGGTCTGCTCCTCGTACACCTGGAGATCGAGGCTGGGGTAGTTCTGGTGCACCAGCCGCAGCACGGTCGGCAGCAGATACGGCGCCACGGTCGGGATCACCCCGAGCCGCAGCACCCCCGTGAACGGCGCCCGGACCGCCTCCGCCTCCTCCAGCAGCTCACCGACCGCCTCCAGGACGGTACGGGCCCGGGCCGCCAGCCGCTCCCCCGCCGGGCTGAGCAGCACCTTCCGCGTCGTACGCTCCAGCAGCTGCACTCCGAGCGTCTCCTCCAGGGCGGCGACGGCGCCCGAGAGCGCGGGCTGGCTCATCCCGATGGCGGCCGCGGCGTCCCGGAAGTGCAGCTGCTCCGCAACCGCCGCGAAGGCTCTGAGCTGGGACAGGCTGGGCTGCCGGGGCTTGCCCGGGGTGGCTGGTACGGCCACTGATAACCACCTCCAATCAACATCACCGAGTCTAGCTATTTCACTGATCAATGCCAGCTGTGCCAGGGTGTAAGCCGTCCAACCCCATGGAATCCCAGATCAAAAGGGGTTCCTACCCGAAAGCTGCAAGGAGAGCGCGTGCTCACTGTCGGTGACAAGTTCCCCGAGTACGACCTGACCGCCTGTGTCTCGCTGGAGAGCGGCAACGAGTTCGAGCAGATCAACCACAAGACCTACGAGGGCAAGTGGAAGATCGTCTTCGCGTGGCCCAAGGACTTCACCTTTGTGTGCCCGACCGAGATCGCGGCGTTCGGCAAGCTGAACGACGAGTTCGCCGACCGTGACGCGCAGATCCTCGGCTTCTCCGGCGACTCCGAGTTCGTCCACCACGCCTGGCGCAAGGACCACGCCGACCTGCGTGACCTGCCCTTCCCGATGCTGGCCGACTCCAAGCACGAGCTGATGCGCGACCTCGGCATCGAGGGCGAGGACGGCTTCGCGCAGCGCGCCGTCTTTATCGTGGACCCGAACAACGAGATCCAGTTCACCATGGTGACGGCCGGTTCCGTGGGCCGTAACCCCAAGGAGGTCCTGCGGGTGCTGGACGCCCTGCAGACCGACGAGCTGTGCCCGTGCAACTGGAGCAAGGGCGAGGACACCCTCGACCCGGTCAAGCTCCTGTCCGAGTGAAGTGAGCTGATATGGCACTCGACGAGCTGAAGTCCGCCCTGCCGGACTACGCCAAGGACCTGAAGCTGAACCTCGGTTCGGTGATCGGCAACTCCGACCTGCCGCAGCAGCAGCTGTGGGGCACCGTGCTCGCCTGCGCGATCGCCTCGCGTTCGCCGCGCGTGCTGTCGGAGCTGGAGCCGGAGGCCAAGGCCAACCTGTCGCCGGAGGCGTACACGGCCGCCAAGTCGGCCGCCGCCGTCATGGCGATGAACAACGTCTACTACCGGACCCGGCACCTGCTGTCCGACCCGGAGTACAACAACCTGCGCGCGGGTCTGCGGATGAACGTCATCGGCAACCCGGGTGTGGAGAAGGTCGACTTCGAGCTGTGGTCGCTGGCCGTGTCGGCGATCAACGGCTGCGGAATGTGCCTGGACTCGCATGAGCAGGTGCTCCGCAAGGCGGGCCAGGACCGCGAGACGATCCAGGAAGCCTTCAAGATCGCTGCTGTGCTCCAGGCCGTCGGCGCCACGCTGGACGCCGAGGCCACCCTCGCCGCCAACGGCTGAGCCGAGCGGCACCGGTAGCACGCACCACGAGGGGCGCCCACCGCCACGGCGGTGGGCGCCCCTCGTCCGTCTTCCCTCACGGGAGGAGCTCAGCGGCGCTCGTCTCCGTTCCCCTCGCCCTCGGGGGCCTCCCCGGGCGGAGCGGCCGAGGGCGGCGCGGTGGGCGCCACCCCGACGGCGGTCGCGCCGTGCGGGCCGGGGACCGCCCGCAGGGCGTTCTCCTTGTTGTACGCACGCAGATAGCCGACGGCCGTATTGGCCACCGCCACCAGCGGAACGGCGACCACCGCGCCGCCGATCCCGCCGATCAGCGAGCCGCCCGCGACCGAGAGCACCACGGCCAGCGGATGGACCCGCACCGCCCGGCCGAGGATGAACGGCTGGAGGACATGGCCCTCGATCTGCTGGACGGCCAGCACCACCAGCAGCACCATCGCCCCGGTGAACACGCCCTGGGTGACCAGTGCGACAACCACCGCCAGCGCGCCGGAGACCACCGCACCGACCAGCGGGATGAAGGCGAAGAGGAAGATGAAGACGGCCAGCGGTACCGCCATCGGCACATCGAGGAAGAACAGTCCGACCCCGATGAAGATCGCGTCGATCAGAGCCACCAGCACCGTGCCGCGCACATAGGCGGTCAGGGTGGCCCAGGCCCGCGGGCCCGCACCCGCCACGCCCTCGCGGGCGGCGGCCGGGACCAGCTTGAGCGTCCAGTTCCAGATCTTCGGTCCGTCGTAGAGCAGGAACAGCGTGCTGAACATCGTCAGCAGAACGCCGGTCAGCACCTCGACAACAACCGTGACGCCCTCAAGACCGGCCGAGGTGATCTCCTCGGTGTTGGCGCCGACCGCCTCGCGCAGTGACTTGGCGATGTGGTTGATCTGGGCCTCGGTCACATGGAACGGGCTGTGCAGCAGCCAGCGGCGCAGATCGTCGATACCGTCCTGGACCTTGCTGGAGACCTCGTCGATGTTCTCCATCACCTGCCAGACGACAAACCAGACCACCAGCCCCATGACCACGAAGCCGCCGATGAAGGTGATCGCCGTCGCCAGGCCCCGGGGTACGCCGCGGTTGCGGAACCGGGTGACGGTCGGTTCCAGCAGCGCGGTGATGAGCAGGGCCACCGTGAAGGACAGCACCACCAGCTCGATGGAGCTGATGACGCGCATCAGCACCCAGACCGTTCCGGCGAGCACCAACAGCCGCCATCCGGCCTCGGCGGCGACCCGCACGCCCCAGGGCACGGTGGCCACCGGATCGGGTCTGGCGGTGACGGCGGGCGCGTAGGCGGGCGGCGCGGGAACGCTGGCGGGCTGCTCCGGACGGGCGGTTCCGCCCTCCCCGGTACCCTCCGCCGCACCGGAGTCGGGCGCCCCGGATGACGACGACGCGGCGCCGTCGGCGGACGCGCCGGAGCCACCCGGGCCGTCGGCCCCGGATCCCGAGGCGCTCGCGGCGCCTTCACCGGCTCCGGAGGCGGCGGCCTGCTGGGTCTCGAGCCGGGTGGCGAGCCGGGTCAGACCGGCTCCCAGCCTGCCCACCCATTGCGGCAATCTGGACATTTCTCTTTCCCTACCCCCAGTTCCCCCTCAGCCGTCGGGAAGACGTTACCGGCTGAGGACAGCCGAAACCCCCGACCGGGTGCGGCCGGGGGTTTCGGGAAGCTCGATCCGGTGTCGGCCGTGCGGCCGGCTCCGATCAGTACCAGCTGTTGGCCTGCCAGAACGACCAGGCGCCGCACGGGCTGCCGTAGCGGTCGTTCATGTAGTTCAGGCCCCACTTGATCTGCGTGGCCGGGTTGGTGCGCCAGTCGGCACCGGCCGAGGCCATCTTGGAACCCGGCAGCGCCTGGACCAGACCGTAGGCACCCGAAGAGGCGTTGGTGGCCTTGTAGTTCCACCCGCTCTCGTGGTCCACGATGTTGCTGAAGCACTGGAACTGGTCGCTCGCCATCATCTGGCGCGCGATGGCCTGGGTCTCGGCGATGGTGTACGAGGCCTTCTGCGGGATGTCGACGGCCTCACGCTTGGCGGAACGGCTCGCGACCTCCTGCTTCTTCTCCTCGCGCTCCTTGGCCAGCTTCTCGGCGGCCGCCTTGTCCGCGGCGGCCTTCTTGGCCTTCGCGTCCTTGGCCGCCTGCTTGCGGGCAGATTCCTCGGCGGACTTCTTCGCCTCCGCGTCGGCGGCGGTGGACTGCACATCCGCCTGCTGCGCCAGAGAAGCGCCCTGCGCCACGGCCTGCTGCCCGGCGGGTATGTCCGCGAGGAGCGTCGAGTCGGCGGCGGTCGCCTCGATCGGGTCGGACGAGCCCTGCTGCTGCTCGCTACCCGCGGCGACACCGACGACGGCGCCCACAGTGGTGACCGCGGTGGCCGAGGCCACTGCGAATCCCCGGACCGAAATCCGGCTCACTCGGTTTCCTTCCAGCATCGCCCGGTTAGGTGACCTCGCGGGCGCAATCGTGCCCCTGGCGCTGTCCTCCCCTTGTTCCGTCCCCGGTTGCGCTCGGTGGGTTCGGCTGGTCACGGGAGGCACGGGCCCGGTGGGTCCCCCCGACAGAGGGCCCCGAGGTGCTCGGGCGGCATACGACGAACGCTCTTCAATTCTGGTGCTGCTGTGGTTCGGTACCGCTGGGGGTACTGGTGTGCCGTATGCGGGGCCTGACAGGACCCACACACTGCCGGAAGCGTGGGCCCGGAGGCAATTCCCCGCTGGGTGTGAAAGCTCACACCTCGTTTACGCCCAGGGATTTCTGGAAATCCCAGCGCAGCAAGACGCCGCGCGGCTAGGCTCCTTGGCCCATGTGCGCGGCGTCCCGTCGCCCATGCCGGTCCCAACCGGCCGCTATCGACTCAGATGTGGCCGTCCTCCAGCATTTCGGTCACCAGGGCCGCGATCGGCGACCGCTCGGAGCGGGTGAGGGTGACATGCGCGAACAGCGGGTGGCCCTTGAGCTTTTCGACCACCGCCACCACACCGTCGTAGCGCCCGACACGGAGATTGTCCCGTTGTGCCACATCATGGGTGAGAACCACCCGGGAGTTGGCGCCGATGCGGGACAAAACGGTCAGCAGCACGTTCCGTTCGAGCGACTGCGCCTCATCGACGATCACAAAGGCGTCATGGAGCGAACGGCCGCGGATATGGGTGAGCGGCAGCACCTCCAGCATCCCGCGCCCGACGACCTCCTCGATCACCTCGGCGCTGGTCACCGCGGACAGCGTGTCGAAGACCGCCTGAGCCCAGGGGCTCATCTTCTCCGCCTCGCTGCCGGGCAGATAGCCCAACTCCTGCCCGCCCACCGCGTACAGCGGGCGGAAGATCATCACCTTGCGGTGCTGCCGCCGCTCCAGTACCGCTTCCAGACCCGCGCACAGCGCCAGCGCCGACTTGCCCGTACCGGCCCGGCCGCCCATGGAGAGGATGCCGACCTCCTGGTCGAGCAGCAGATCCAGTGCGATGCGCTGTTCGGCGCTGCGCCCGTGGATCCCGAACGCCTCGCGGTCGCCGCGCACCAGCCGGACCTGCCCGTCCGGGGTGACCCGGCCCAGCGCCTTGCCGCGCTCGGACTGGAGGACCAGTCCGGTGTGCACCGGCAGTTCGGCCGCCTCGGGGATGTACGCGGTCTCGGCGGCGAACAGATCGTCCACCTGTTCGGCGGAGACGGCGAGCTCCGCCATCCCCGTCCAGCCCGAGTCGGTGATCGCCAGCTCCGCGCGGTACTCCTCGGCGAGCAGGCCCACCGAGGACGCCTTGATGCGCAGCGGCAGGTCCTTGGAGACGACGGTGACGTCGTACCCCTCGGCCTGGAGGTTTCTGGCGACCGCGAGGATCCGCGAGTCGTTGTCCCCCACTCGGCCGCCGTGGTTCCAGAAGGCGGCCGGCAGGACACCGGGGTCGGAGTGGTTGAGCTCGACACGCAGGGTGCCACCCAGTTCGCCGATCGGGATCGGAGCGTCCAGACGGCCGTACCGGATGCGGTACTCGTCCAGCAGGCGCAGTGCCTGCCGGGCGAAGTACCCCAGCTCCGGATGGTGCCGCTTGGCCTCCAGCTCCGTGACCACGACGACGGGCAGCACAACTTCGTGCTCGTCGAAACGGGCCATGGCATTGGGATCGGCCAGCAGGACGCTGGTGTCGAGGACATAGGTGCGCCGGTCGTGCTCGCGGCGTTTTGTGCTGGTCACCACGGGTGGACGAACCCCCTCGGGAGAGGTCGGGGTGCGACGGCGTCGCGGGAGTGGGGTCTCCCCGCCACAGGCGGGGGACGACGGACCGGGCCCGGCCCTCCACGGAAGGCCGTGCGCCGGCCCTCCGCGTCATACGCACGATCCGCACAGTCGTCCGTGTGCAAAGGGCCTCCCGGGCGGACGGCCCGATGCCGTCCGCTGGCAAATCCGACGATGCCCCGTCCCCACCGTTCGCCGGGACAGGGCGTCGACCTGCAAGGGATATTCCCTCGAACGTGCGGAGCCATGCAACGGCATATGACGGCACGTATATGAACGTTGTGAGACCAGAGCGTCACACGACGGCCGGGGCCGGACGCCGAGCGGCGTCCGGCCCCGGCCGGTGAACTGCGGTGACGGTGAAGGAGACTAGCCGCCGTACCTGCGGTGCCGGGCGGCGTAGTCGCGCAGCGCCCGCAGGAAGTCCACCTTGCGGAAGGCGGGCCAGAAAACCTCGCAGAAGTAGTACTCCGAATGAGCGCTCTGCCAGAGCATGAAGCCGGAGAGCCGCTGTTCGCCGCTGGTGCGGATCACCAGGTCCGGGTCGGGCTGCCCCCGGGTGTACAGGTGTTCGGAGATGAGGTCGATGTCGACGACCTCGGCGAGCTCCTCGAAGGTGGTGCCCCGGCTGGCGTGGTCCAGCAGCAGCGAGCGCACCGCGTCGGCGATCTCCTGCCGACCGCCGTACCCGATGGCGACGTTGACCAGTATTCCGTCGATGTGCTCGGTGGCGTGCTCGGCCTCCTTCAGCACCGTCTGGGTGCGGGAGGGCAGCAGATCGCGATTGCCCACGTGGTGCACCCGCCAGCGGCCGTCGGCCGCCAGGTCGCGCACCGCGTTTTCGATGATGCCCAGCAGCGGTACCAGCTCCGCCTCGGGGCGGTCCAGATTGTCGGTGGAGAGCATCCAGAGCGTGACAACTTCGACGTCCGTCTCGTTGCACCAGCCGAGCAGCTCCTGGATCTTGCTGGCTCCCGCCTTGTGACCCTGCTCGGTGGTGCCACCGGCGGCGCGGGCCCAGCGGCGGTTGCCGTCGAGGATGACGCCGATGTGCTTGGGCACCTGGGCGTGGTCGAGGCGGCCTTCCACCCGGCGTGCGTACAGCCCGTACACCAGGTCGCGCAACTTCACGTCTTCCAGCCCCTCAGTGCCTCGCATGGCTCACCATGGCGGTCCGCCCCAAGGCCGACACACTACTGCGGGGCGGCGGGGCTGGCTAACCGGGGCGCCCGGACGGGGTTGCCCACGGCTCCCTCTCCCGGCCGCCGGGAACCCGGGACGAGCCGTATAGGGTCATCTGTTCCCACCCCCGGACCTGGGACGAAGCCCTGTGAACGACATCCATGCCCCGTATCGCGCCGCCGAGAGCCGCTACGACACCATGCGCTACCGGCGCACCGGCCGCAGCGGTCTGCTGCTGCCCGCCCTCTCGCTCGGTCTGTGGCACAACTTCGGCGACGACACCCCGCGGGAGACCCAGCGCGCCATCCTGCGCCGCGCCTTCGACCTCGGGGTGACCCACTTCGACCTGGCCAACAACTACGGTCCGCCCGCCGGGTCCGCGGAGCGCAACTTCGGAGAGATCTTCGCCCGCGACTTCCGCCCGTACCGGGACGAACTCATCCTCTCCACCAAGGCCGGCTACCGGATGCACCCCGGCCCCTACGGCGAATGGGGCTCGCGCAAGTACCTGCTGTCCTCCCTCGACGCCTCGCTGCGCCGGATGGGCGTCGACTACGTGGACATCTTCTACTCGCACCGCTTCGACGCGGACACCCCGCTCGAGGAGACGATGGGCGCGCTGGCCACCGCCGTCCAGCAGGGCAAGGCGCTGTACGTCGGCATCTCCTCCTACAGCTCCGCCCGCACCCGCGAGGCGGCCCGGATTCTGCGCGAGCTGGGCGTGCCCGCCCTGATCCACCAGCCCTCGTACTCGATGATCAACCGCTGGACGGAGGACGACGGACTGCTGGACACCCTCCAGGACGCGGGCATGGGCTGCATCTGCTTCGCGCCGCTCGCCCAGGGTCTGCTGACCGACAAGTACCTGAACGGCGTCCCCGAGGGGTCGCGCGCGGCCCAGGGCAAGTCGCTGGACCCGGCACTGCTCACCGAGGACACCGTGCGGCGGCTGCGCGGACTGGACGCGATCGCCCGGCGGCGCGGCCAGACGCTGGCGCAGCTCGCCCTCACCTGGGTGCTGCGGGACCCCCGGATGACCTCGGCGCTCAGCGGGGCGTCCAGCGTGCGGCAGGTGGAGTCGAATGTCGCCGCGCTCGACGCGCCCGCCCTCACCACGGAGGAGCTGTCCGAAATCGAATCCCTCGCACAGACCACCGAGGGCGTGAACATCTGGGCGGCCCGCAGCGCGCCGTAACACTCAGTGATCATCTTTGCGGGCTCCGTGGGCCGTATGTACGCCCACGGGGCCCCGCAGGCCCCGAAATAGAGCGGGCCGGTCCGTGGGGGGGAGTACGGACCGGCCCGAGGGGGGGTTTCCACCATAACCCTTCGTGAGGGGTTGTCCATGCATCGGCGAGGGTGACAATCAGCGCGGCGCTGATGTCATCCAGCCCCCAGAGCCCCCAGTACCAACCCGGCGCACGCCCCCAGGATCATGCAGGGGCCGAACGCCATGGCGGTCCCGCGCCGCGCCCGCCGGGTCAGGACCAGGGCCGCGGCGGCGAGCGAACCCAGCAGCAGCCCGGCGAAGGCACCCACCAGGAGCACGTCCCAGCCGTACCAGCCGAGCGCGATCCCCAGCGTCAGCGCCAGCTTGACGTCACCGAACCCCATACCGCTCGGGCTGATCAGGAACAGCACCAGATACGCCCCGCCCAGCACCGCCCCGCCCAGCAGTGCCCGCGGCCACGACCCGGCGCTGTGCGGCAGCAGCGCCGCCGCGCCGAGCAGCGCCGCGGCCCCGGCCGCCATCGGCAGGGTGAGGACGTCCGGCAGCCGGTGCACCGCCAGATCCACCCCGGCCAGCAGTACCCCCAGCGGGGCGAGCAACAGCCACACCGCCAGCTCCGGACGGGTGCCGACCGCCGCCGCGAGCCCCGCGCACACCAGCGCGGTGAGAACCACCGCGGCCGCCGCCCCACGCCCTCCGTCCCAGGCACCGCCCCCGCAGCCCGGGCAGCGGGCGGGGCCGAGCCAGCCGCGGGCCGGGCCGGTGAGCACATGCCCGCGCGGGCAGTCCGTGCGCCAGGGCTCGTCGGGTTCGACGGCCAGCCGGTAGAGGGGACGGGGCACCAGCGCCCCGGCGGCCGCGCCGTACGCGGCGGCGAAGGCGGTCAACAGCGGATGCACGGCCCGAGCCTACGGAAGCGCCCCTCGGGTGGAACACTGCGCGGAGGGGCGGAAAGGGGCGCGGAATGGGGCACGGACCGCACGGGGCGGACGGACCGCGGGACGGCACCGGGACCCTGCGGGTGTCCGGGGGCGCCGATGGTGTCCCGCTGCTGATCGCCGCCTCCTGGCGGGCCCGTTCCCGCGGACTGCTCGGCCGGGACGGGCTGACCGGCGCGATCCTGCTCACCCCCGCCAGCGGGGTGCACACCTTCCGGATGCGGTTCGCCATCGACGTCGCCTATCTCGACCGGCGGCTGACCGTGCTGGCCGTGCACACCCTGCGGCCCGGCCGGCTCGGGCGGCCCCGGCTGCGCGCCCGCCACGTTCTGGAGGCCGAGGCGGGGGCGATGGAGCGCTGGGGGCTGCGGCCGGGGGCGCGGGTGGCGGTCCTGTCCGGGCCTTCTCCGGCCCACCCGCCTTCGCTAGGCTGAGCCCCAGGTGTCATGGTGGGGACACATCCCTCGATCATGGTCGAGGACAACGAGGCAGAGGTACAGGGGTAGGGGTAGCACGTTGACAACAACGGGCAAGATTCTGCGGTTCGACGAGTTTCGCGGCTACGGCTTCATCGCACCGGACGACGGTGGCGAGGACGTCTTCATGCACGCCAACGACCTCTTGGACGAGAAGCACCTGTTCCAGCCCGGATCCAAGGTGCAGTTCGTCCCGGAGTACGGGGACAAGGGCCCCAAGGCGTCCGAGGTCCGCATCGTCGAGCGCGCGGCCGGTCCGTCGGTGATACGGACGGCGGGCCCGGACGCGGGTGACGACACGATGTGCGACGTGCTGTCGGTCGCCGAGTTCCGCAGTGAACTGACCGAGGCCCTGGTCGAGGTGGGCGGCAGTCTGACCGCCGACCAGATCAAGCAGGTCCGCCGGAGGATCGTCGAGCTGGCCCAGGCCCACAACTGGATCGAGTCCTGATCGGGTCCTGACGGTCCGGTCCCGGCGTCCAGCCGCCACCGCCGCCCGGGTCCGCCCGGCGCGGCGGTTTTCATCCCTCCGGGCGGAGGTCCGTACGGACTCCGTACGGACGCACGGACGCACCTCAGCCCGGGGGCGGCGGCAGGGAGTCCAGACCGGGTGCCGGAACGGGCCACACCAGCAGCACGGCGCACGGTGCGTGGTCCACCACGAAGCGGGTGGCGTGCCCCAGACTGTGCGGCCCCAGCCGGTCACGGTCCCCGTCCCGGGCGCAGATCAGCAGGTCGACGCCGTCGGCAGCGCGCACCACCTCGTGCTCGACCCGGCCGTGGCGGTGCAGCCGGACGGCGGGGTGGCCCAGCCGTGCGGCGGCGGCCTCCAGCAGCTCGGCCGCCGCGGTCCGGCCCAGCTCCTCCATCCGGTCCCCGGGGTCCCGCTCGGGGTGGCCACGGCCGAGCAGTCCGGCGAAGGCCGCGTGGGCGGCGTCCGCGACCTGGTCGTCGGTGACGTACAGCAGCCGGACCTCGGCTTCCCCGGCCCCGCCGCCGGAGGACAGCTGGGCACGGGCGGCGTCCACCGTGGACCGCCAGGTGCCCTCGGTGATCCAGATCAGCACGATCACGGTTCGCTCAGCCTCCGGTGGTCGACAGCACGGCCCACAGGGCCACGGTCGCCGCCACCACGGTGGCGGGCACGGTGAGCAGCCCGAGACGGGTGAACTCGCCCAGGCCCGAGTCGGCGTCCGCGTCGTGGTGGCGGACGATACGCCGCCACAGCAGGGTGGCCAAGGAACCGACATAGGTGAGGTTGGGCCCCAGGTTCACCCCGATCAGCACGGC
This window contains:
- a CDS encoding hydrogen peroxide-inducible genes activator; this translates as MAVPATPGKPRQPSLSQLRAFAAVAEQLHFRDAAAAIGMSQPALSGAVAALEETLGVQLLERTTRKVLLSPAGERLAARARTVLEAVGELLEEAEAVRAPFTGVLRLGVIPTVAPYLLPTVLRLVHQNYPSLDLQVYEEQTASLLDGLAHGRLDLLLLAVPLGAPGVVELPLFDEDFVLVMPQDHWLGGRSDIPREALKELDLLLLDEGHCLRDQALDICREAGRTEGAPVTTSAAGLATLVQLVAGGLGVTLLPRTALRVETGRGDHLATGYFADPVPARRIALAMRAGAARAEEFETFASALRDALRPLPVRITS
- a CDS encoding peroxiredoxin; the encoded protein is MLTVGDKFPEYDLTACVSLESGNEFEQINHKTYEGKWKIVFAWPKDFTFVCPTEIAAFGKLNDEFADRDAQILGFSGDSEFVHHAWRKDHADLRDLPFPMLADSKHELMRDLGIEGEDGFAQRAVFIVDPNNEIQFTMVTAGSVGRNPKEVLRVLDALQTDELCPCNWSKGEDTLDPVKLLSE
- a CDS encoding alkyl hydroperoxide reductase, whose product is MALDELKSALPDYAKDLKLNLGSVIGNSDLPQQQLWGTVLACAIASRSPRVLSELEPEAKANLSPEAYTAAKSAAAVMAMNNVYYRTRHLLSDPEYNNLRAGLRMNVIGNPGVEKVDFELWSLAVSAINGCGMCLDSHEQVLRKAGQDRETIQEAFKIAAVLQAVGATLDAEATLAANG
- a CDS encoding AI-2E family transporter, producing MSRLPQWVGRLGAGLTRLATRLETQQAAASGAGEGAASASGSGADGPGGSGASADGAASSSSGAPDSGAAEGTGEGGTARPEQPASVPAPPAYAPAVTARPDPVATVPWGVRVAAEAGWRLLVLAGTVWVLMRVISSIELVVLSFTVALLITALLEPTVTRFRNRGVPRGLATAITFIGGFVVMGLVVWFVVWQVMENIDEVSSKVQDGIDDLRRWLLHSPFHVTEAQINHIAKSLREAVGANTEEITSAGLEGVTVVVEVLTGVLLTMFSTLFLLYDGPKIWNWTLKLVPAAAREGVAGAGPRAWATLTAYVRGTVLVALIDAIFIGVGLFFLDVPMAVPLAVFIFLFAFIPLVGAVVSGALAVVVALVTQGVFTGAMVLLVVLAVQQIEGHVLQPFILGRAVRVHPLAVVLSVAGGSLIGGIGGAVVAVPLVAVANTAVGYLRAYNKENALRAVPGPHGATAVGVAPTAPPSAAPPGEAPEGEGNGDERR
- a CDS encoding transglycosylase SLT domain-containing protein encodes the protein MSRISVRGFAVASATAVTTVGAVVGVAAGSEQQQGSSDPIEATAADSTLLADIPAGQQAVAQGASLAQQADVQSTAADAEAKKSAEESARKQAAKDAKAKKAAADKAAAEKLAKEREEKKQEVASRSAKREAVDIPQKASYTIAETQAIARQMMASDQFQCFSNIVDHESGWNYKATNASSGAYGLVQALPGSKMASAGADWRTNPATQIKWGLNYMNDRYGSPCGAWSFWQANSWY
- a CDS encoding PhoH family protein → MVTSTKRREHDRRTYVLDTSVLLADPNAMARFDEHEVVLPVVVVTELEAKRHHPELGYFARQALRLLDEYRIRYGRLDAPIPIGELGGTLRVELNHSDPGVLPAAFWNHGGRVGDNDSRILAVARNLQAEGYDVTVVSKDLPLRIKASSVGLLAEEYRAELAITDSGWTGMAELAVSAEQVDDLFAAETAYIPEAAELPVHTGLVLQSERGKALGRVTPDGQVRLVRGDREAFGIHGRSAEQRIALDLLLDQEVGILSMGGRAGTGKSALALCAGLEAVLERRQHRKVMIFRPLYAVGGQELGYLPGSEAEKMSPWAQAVFDTLSAVTSAEVIEEVVGRGMLEVLPLTHIRGRSLHDAFVIVDEAQSLERNVLLTVLSRIGANSRVVLTHDVAQRDNLRVGRYDGVVAVVEKLKGHPLFAHVTLTRSERSPIAALVTEMLEDGHI
- a CDS encoding isoprenyl transferase gives rise to the protein MKLRDLVYGLYARRVEGRLDHAQVPKHIGVILDGNRRWARAAGGTTEQGHKAGASKIQELLGWCNETDVEVVTLWMLSTDNLDRPEAELVPLLGIIENAVRDLAADGRWRVHHVGNRDLLPSRTQTVLKEAEHATEHIDGILVNVAIGYGGRQEIADAVRSLLLDHASRGTTFEELAEVVDIDLISEHLYTRGQPDPDLVIRTSGEQRLSGFMLWQSAHSEYYFCEVFWPAFRKVDFLRALRDYAARHRRYGG
- the mgrA gene encoding L-glyceraldehyde 3-phosphate reductase, which codes for MNDIHAPYRAAESRYDTMRYRRTGRSGLLLPALSLGLWHNFGDDTPRETQRAILRRAFDLGVTHFDLANNYGPPAGSAERNFGEIFARDFRPYRDELILSTKAGYRMHPGPYGEWGSRKYLLSSLDASLRRMGVDYVDIFYSHRFDADTPLEETMGALATAVQQGKALYVGISSYSSARTREAARILRELGVPALIHQPSYSMINRWTEDDGLLDTLQDAGMGCICFAPLAQGLLTDKYLNGVPEGSRAAQGKSLDPALLTEDTVRRLRGLDAIARRRGQTLAQLALTWVLRDPRMTSALSGASSVRQVESNVAALDAPALTTEELSEIESLAQTTEGVNIWAARSAP
- a CDS encoding A24 family peptidase; the encoded protein is MHPLLTAFAAAYGAAAGALVPRPLYRLAVEPDEPWRTDCPRGHVLTGPARGWLGPARCPGCGGGAWDGGRGAAAAVVLTALVCAGLAAAVGTRPELAVWLLLAPLGVLLAGVDLAVHRLPDVLTLPMAAGAAALLGAAALLPHSAGSWPRALLGGAVLGGAYLVLFLISPSGMGFGDVKLALTLGIALGWYGWDVLLVGAFAGLLLGSLAAAALVLTRRARRGTAMAFGPCMILGACAGLVLGALGAG
- a CDS encoding DUF192 domain-containing protein yields the protein MGHGPHGADGPRDGTGTLRVSGGADGVPLLIAASWRARSRGLLGRDGLTGAILLTPASGVHTFRMRFAIDVAYLDRRLTVLAVHTLRPGRLGRPRLRARHVLEAEAGAMERWGLRPGARVAVLSGPSPAHPPSLG
- a CDS encoding cold-shock protein, whose protein sequence is MTTTGKILRFDEFRGYGFIAPDDGGEDVFMHANDLLDEKHLFQPGSKVQFVPEYGDKGPKASEVRIVERAAGPSVIRTAGPDAGDDTMCDVLSVAEFRSELTEALVEVGGSLTADQIKQVRRRIVELAQAHNWIES
- a CDS encoding universal stress protein; the encoded protein is MIVLIWITEGTWRSTVDAARAQLSSGGGAGEAEVRLLYVTDDQVADAAHAAFAGLLGRGHPERDPGDRMEELGRTAAAELLEAAAARLGHPAVRLHRHGRVEHEVVRAADGVDLLICARDGDRDRLGPHSLGHATRFVVDHAPCAVLLVWPVPAPGLDSLPPPPG